A single Camelus ferus isolate YT-003-E chromosome 3, BCGSAC_Cfer_1.0, whole genome shotgun sequence DNA region contains:
- the LOC102508199 gene encoding protocadherin gamma-B4 isoform X25, whose product MGSGAGERSWAERRPVLFPFLLSLFCLALSEQIRYRIPEEMPEGSVVGNLAKDLRLSVHELPTRKLRVSSEKPYFTVSAESGELLVSSRLDREQICGKKPACALEFEAVAENPLNFYHVNVEIEDVNDHTPKFTQSSFELQISESTKPGARFILGSAQDADIGTNSLQNYQLSPDDHFSLMIKEKLDGSKYPELVLKMPLDREEQKSYHLTLTALDFGDPPLSSTAQIQVLVTDANDNPPMFSQELYRVELPENVFPGTTVLRVMATDQDEGVNAEVTFSFTEAAQISQFDLNPNTGEIIVLNTLDFEEVREYSIVLEARDGGGMIAQCTVEIEILDINDNVPEVIFQSLPDLIMEDTKLGTHIALLKIRDKDSGYNGEVICKLEGSVPFKILTSSRNTYKLVTDGVLDREQTPEYNITITATDRGKPPLSSSSSITLHIGDVNDNMPVFEQASYVVHVAENNPPGASIAQVSASDPDLGPNGHVSYSIVASDLEPRALSSYVSVSAQSGVLFAQRAFDHEQLRAFELTLQARDHGSPALSANVSLRVLVGDRNDNAPRVLYPALGPDGSALFDTVPRAAQPGYLVTKVVAVDADSGHNAWLSYHVLQASEPGLFSLGLRTGEVRTARALGDRDAARQRLLVAVRDGGQPPLSATATLHLVFADSLQEALPDLSDNPTPSDPQGELQFYLVVALALISVLFLLAVILAVALHLRRSSSPASWGCFHPGLCVKSGPVVPPNYSEGTLPYSYNLCVAHTGKTEFNFLKCNEQLSSGQDILCGDSPGALFPLCNSSESASHQVSFLFVASLSQASLLASFVQQYLLTLCLCVIL is encoded by the exons ATGGGGAGCGGCGCTGGGGAGAGAAGCTGGGCTGAGAGGCGGCCAGTGCTGTTTCCCTTCCTACTGTCTTTGTTCTGCCTGGCGCTCTCTGAGCAGATCCGCTACAGGATTCCCGAGGAGATGCCCGAGGGGTCGGTGGTGGGGAACCTCGCCAAGGACCTGAGACTCAGTGTCCATGAGTTACCGACTCGGAAATTGCGCGTCAGTTCGGAGAAGCCTTACTTCACTGTGAGCGCAGAGAGCGGGGAGTTACTTGTGAGCAGCAGGCTAGACCGGGAGCAGATCTGCGGGAAGAAGCCAGCTTGTGCTCTGGAATTTGAGGCTGTCGCTGAAAATCCATTGAACTTTTATCACGTGAATGTGGAGATTGAGGATGTTAATGACCACACGCCAAAATTCACGCAAAGTTCCTTTGAGCTACAAATAAGTGAGTCTACAAAGCCCGGGGCACGATTTATCTTAGGATCTGCCCAGGATGCAGATATTGGTACCAACTCACTACAGAATTACCAGCTCAGCCCTGATGATCATTTCTCACTCATGATTAAAGAGAAATTAGATGGTAGTAAATACCCTGAGCTGGTACTGAAGATGCCTTTAGACCGAGAAGAGCAGAAGTCCTACCACTTGACCTTGACTGCCTTGGACTTTGGGGATCCACCTCTAAGCAGCACTGCACAGATACAGGTCCTAGTTACTGATGCCAACGATAACCCTCCAATGTTCAGCCAAGAACTATACAGGGTGGAGCTTCCAGAAAACGTGTTCCCAGGAACCACTGTGCTTCGAGTGATGGCCACAGACCAAGACGAGGGTGTCAATGCTGAGGTCACCTTCTCTTTCACTGAAGCAGCTCAGATTAGCCAGTTTGACCTGAATCCTAATACTGGGGAAATTATTGTTCTAAATACATTAGATTTTGAAGAAGTCAGAGAATATTCCATAGTTTTGGAAGCAAGGGACGGTGGAGGAATGATTGCCCAGTGTACTGTGGAGATAGAAATCCTAGACATAAATGACAATGTCCCAGAAGTAATATTCCAGTCTCTACCAGATCTTATTATGGAGGACACCAAGCTGGGAACACACATTGCTTTGCTCAAAATCCGTGACAAGGATTCCGGATACAATGGAGAAGTCATTTGTAAATTGGAAGGTAGCGTTCCATTTAAAATACTCACTTCTTCAAGAAACACGTATAAATTAGTGACAGATGGAGTTCTAGACCGTGAGCAGACCCCTGAGTATAACATCACCATCACAGCCACCGACAGAGGTAAGCCGCCCCTTTCCTCCAGCTCAAGCATCACCCTACACATCGGTGATGTAAACGACAACATGCCGGTTTTCGAACAGGCCTCCTACGTGGTCCATGTAGCAGAGAACAACCCTCCTGGAGCCTCCATCGCCCAAGTCAGCGCCTCTGACCCTGACCTGGGGCCCAACGGCCACGTCTCCTACTCCATCGTGGCCAGCGACCTGGAGCCGCGCGCGCTGTCGTCCTACGTGTCCGTGAGCGCGCAGAGCGGCGTGCTGTTCGCGCAGCGCGCCTTCGACCACGAGCAGCTGCGCGCCTTCGAGCTGACGCTGCAGGCCCGCGACCACGGCTCGCCCGCGCTCAGCGCCAACGTGAGCCTGCGCGTGCTGGTGGGCGACCGCAACGACAACGCGCCGCGGGTGCTGTACCCGGCGCTGGGGCCCGACGGCTCTGCGCTCTTCGACACGGTGCCGCGCGCCGCGCAGCCCGGCTACCTGGTCACCAAGGTGGTGGCGGTGGACGCCGACTCTGGGCACAACGCCTGGCTGTCCTACCACGTGCTGCAGGCCAGCGAGCCCGGGCTCTTCAGCCTGGGGCTGCGCACGGGCGAGGTGCGCACGGCGCGGGCCTTGGGCGACAGGGACGCGGCCCGCCAGCGCCTGCTGGTCGCAGTGCGCGATGGGGGACAGCCGCCCCTCTCGGCCACCGCCACGCTGCACCTGGTGTTCGCGGACAGCCTGCAGGAGGCGCTGCCAGATCTCAGCGACAATCCTACACCTTCTGACCCTCAAGGTGAACTGCAGTTTTACCTGGTGGTGGCCTTGGCCTTGATCTCAGTGTTGTTTCTCCTCGCGGTGATTCTGGCAGTTGCCTTACACCTGCGACGCTCCTCCAGCCCCGCTTCCTGGGGCTGCTTTCATCCTGGTCTCTGTGTCAAGTCTGGACCTGTGGTTCCCCCCAACTACAGTGAAGGAACTTTACCTTATTCCTACAATCTGTGCGTTGCCCACACTGGAAAGACcgaatttaattttctgaaatgcaATGAGCAGTTGAGTTCAGGACAAGACATCCTTTGTGGTGATTCACCTGGGGCCTTATTTCCACTTTGTAATTCCAGTGAGTCAGCCTCCCATCAGGTGAGTTTCCT gtttgtggcaagcctgagtcaagcaagtctattggcatcATTTGTCCAACAGTATTTACTTACTTTATGTCTCTGTGTCATACTTTag
- the LOC102508199 gene encoding protocadherin gamma-A8 isoform X27, translated as MAARKNYRGCSGLVLLCALLGNLGEMGRGQIHYSVPEESDKGSFVGDISKDLGLESQELTKHGVRIVSRGRTQLFALNARSGSLVTAGRIDREELCAQSAPCLVNLNILVEDKGTLWGIEIEITDINDNNPKFQVENLEVKVNEIAAPGTRYPLPEAVDPDVGLNSLQNYQLSSNHHFSLDVQTGDDGTINPELVLERALDREEEAAHHLVLIASDGGKPPRSSTVHIQVTVLDTNDNAPVFAQPIYRVKVPENVPPGTLLLTVSASDPDEGTNGEVAYKFWKISEKQSPLFQLNEDTGEISTAKSLDYEECAFYEMEIQAEDVGALLGRTKVLISVEDVNDNRPEVTITSLFSPVLENTLPGTIIAFLSVHDRDSGKNGQVVCYTPDHLPFQLEKSIDNYYRLVTCKYLDREKFSMYNITVMASDLGTPPLSTETHIALHVADINDNPPTFPHASYSAYIPENNPRGASIFSVTAHDPDNGNNAQVTYSLTKDTIMGAPLSSYVSINSDTGVLYALRSFDYEQIRDLQLLVTASDSGDPPLSSNVSLSLFILDQNDNAPDILYPVLPTDGSTGVELAPRSAEPGYLVTKVVVVDRDSGQNAWLSYRLLKASEPGLFAVGLHTGEVRTARALLDRDALKQSLVVAVQDHGQPPLSATVLLTIAVADSIPDVLADLGSIRTPANSDDADLTLYLVVAVAVVSCIFLAFVIVLLALRLWRWHKSSLLQASSSELAGLPASGFVGVEGVQAFLKTYSHEVSLTSDSRSHVIFPQPNYADTLISQESCEKNDSLLTSLHFHESRDEAASVKWVQ; from the coding sequence ATGGCCGCTCGAAAGAATTACCGAGGATGCAGCGGGCTGGTGCTGCTGTGCGCGCTCCTGGGCAatctgggggagatggggagaggacaGATCCACTACTCTGTGCCGGAAGAGAGCGACAAAGGATCCTTCGTGGGTGATATCTCTAAGGACCTGGGGCTGGAGTCACAAGAGTTGACGAAGCACGGAGTCCGCATCGTCTCCAGAGGTAGGACGCAGCTCTTTGCTTTGAATGCGCGAAGCGGCAGCTTGGTCACCGCGGGCAGGATAGACCGGGAGGAGCTCTGCGCGCAGAGTGCACCGTGTCTTGTAAATCTTAACATCCTGGTTGAGGATAAAGGGACACTTTGGGGGATAGAAATAGAAATCACTGATATCAACGATAATAACCCGAAATTCCAGGTTGAAAATCTAGAAGTAAAAGTTAACGAAATCGCTGCTCCTGGAACACGTTATCCACTTCCAGAGGCTGTTGACCCAGATGTGGGCTTGAATTCCCTACAGAACTACCAGCTCAGCTCCAATCACCACTTCTCCCTGGACGTGCAAACTGGAGACGACGGAACTATAAACCCAGAACTGGTGCTGGAGCGCGCCCTGGACCGCGAGGAGGAGGCTGCTCACCACCTGGTCCTAATCGCCTCTGACGGCGGCAAACCGCCTCGCTCCAGCACAGTGCACATCCAAGTGACAGTGTTGGATACAAACGACAATGCCCCGGTTTTTGCTCAGCCGATCTACCGAGTGAAAGTCCCAGAGAACGTGCCACCGGGCACCCTGCTGCTTACTGTAAGTGCTAGCGACCCAGATGAGGGAACCAATGGAGAAGTGGcttataaattctggaaaattAGTGAAAAACAATCTCCATTATTCCAGCTTAATGAGGATACTGGTGAAATATCAACAGCAAAGAGTTTAGATTATGAAGAATGTGCattttatgaaatggaaatacAGGCTGAAGATGTGGGGGCACTTCTGGGGCGGACCAAAGTACTCATTTCAGTGGAAGATGTCAATGACAATAGACCCGAAGTGACCATTACATCTTTGTTTAGCCCTGTCTTGGAAAATACTCTTCCTGGAACAATAATTGCCTTCTTGAGTGTGCATGACCGAGACTCTGGGAAGAATGGTCAAGTTGTCTGTTACACACCTGATCATTTGccttttcaattagaaaaatcaatagaTAATTATTATAGATTGGTGACATGCAAATATTTGGACCGAGAAAAGTTCTCTATGTACAATATCACAGTGATGGCCTCAGATCTAGGAACCCCACCTCTGTCTACTGAAACTCATATTGCCCTGCATGTGGCAGACATCAACGACAATCCACCCACTTTCCCTCATGCCTCCTACTCAGCCTATATCCCAGAGAACAACCCCAGAGGTGCCTCCATCTTCTCTGTGACTGCCCATGACCCTGACAATGGCAACAACGCCCAGGTCACTTACTCTCTGACCAAAGACACCATCATGGGGGCGCCTCTCTCTTCTTATGTCTCCATCAACTCTGACACTGGTGTCCTGTATGCACTTCGCTCCTTTGACTATGAACAGATCCGAGACTTGCAGCTCCTGGTGACAGCCAGTGACAGTGGGGACCCTCCACTTAGCAGCAATGTGTCACTGAGCCTGTTCATATTGGACCAGAATGACAATGCACCAGATATCCTGTACCCTGTGCTTCCCACTGATGGCTCCACAGGTGTGGAGTTGGCACCCCGCTCTGCCGAACCAGGCTACCTGGTGaccaaggtggtggtggtggacagAGACTCAGGACAGAACGCCTGGCTGTCCTACCGCCTGCTCAAGGCCAGCGAGCCAGGGCTCTTCGCGGTGGGGCTGCACACGGGCGAGGTGCGCACAGCGCGGGCCCTGCTGGACAGAGATGCGCTCAAGCAGAGCCTGGTGGTGGCGGTGCAGGACCATGGGCAGCCCCCTCTCTCAGCCACTGTCTTGCTCACCATAGCTGTGGCTGACAGCATCCCAGATGTCCTTGCTGACCTGGGTAGCATCAGGACCCCAGCCAACTCTGATGATGCAGACCTCACCCTGTacctggtggtggcggtggctgTAGTTTCCTGCATCTTTCTTGCCTTTGTCATTGTACTGCTGGCTCTCAGACTGTGGCGGTGGCACAAGTCAAGTCTGCTCCAAGCTTCAAGCAGTGAGTTAGCAGGCCTCCCAGCCTCAGGCTTTGTGGGTGTGGAGGGAGTACAGGCTTTCCTGAAGACCTATTCCCATGAGGTCTCCCTTACCTCTGATTCGCGGAGTCATGTGATCTTCCCGCAGCCCAACTATGCGGACACGCTCATCAGCCAAGAGAGCTGTGAGAAAAATGATTCCTTGTTAACTTCCCTACATTTTCATGAAAGTAGGGATGAAGCTGCTTCTGTTAAG